A window of Brettanomyces nanus chromosome 2, complete sequence contains these coding sequences:
- a CDS encoding uncharacterized protein (EggNog:ENOG41), whose translation MPTRPACLVCVQHNIAHLCGYRKPDWADHEKLGRRKPEEVFDLDVDEMKDVKIRKLEERIEQLEQDIRYYKNGANYMTMDEESESKCHFVPKNLSYDTDSGCITNISSLTPKGMLRSDPFYTTSLQYFKKHNNLPMDVPYMILNTNPLGESDISEEELQNVSEQTFRQRIIESLRRLQTLKISDVGRSALNAFSVPLQVQGITVPENYKEKLLERLQEVLPSEKVVGLLIERFYRYIYPIFPYLDQEAFKKNVDSVLRMPKDHTEYYQLALDSDTSFITIGLLLLVLYLGSLTLRTALNVPYTRYDENTSIENIAYMLEHPLDRKIISTARMCVDKFSVFGRCSLDLLQFYAYLRVVSQCSPSIMEPRDLGQFSDIVKRMTVSFNLNRDPSNFKNMKDNPRLANLTRKIWYGINSDNFYADYISEGFFLKCQDHGVELPVYHGIINSNCHNLDLEQVAIYTITLKSEFEAIYDRIRSKVMDLREDPKTSQVVELQDELKRLIVSRLQPLSSLLHQNENEPLSVRVKRVIQFCIYLESHSMILSLSFHLFLHYEERSLSGRFQDIELAFKYQKRNLELSLNLQYLVYHMVDQISSYFGSGFDYLVAPNLICALDSSRPILMGLLSRVILYQILGTHDDTLSKVMSESLESLLKKVEESHKDLIESYKKLAHSYYHAWRLSKVETFKYVEFKDLRKDWEKSAEKVAPFVPKMSENVMSRWTGDHMEQLVEIFETSKKAGNSRQIKEIPETLFTQNSAFPADMRDEDWIATFFGCGQDERTINASTGPTELPDLVSGTEWDEILKNIVDDQI comes from the exons ATGCC AACCAGACCTGCATGTCTTGTTTGCGTTCAGCATAATATCGCACATCTCTGTGGATATCGTAAACCAGACTGGGCAGATCATGAAAAACTAGGGAGAAGAAAGCCGGAAGAGGTCTTTGATCTAGATGTGGATGAAATGAAGGATGTCAAGATTAGGAAGTTGGAAGAGCGTATTGAGCAGTTGGAACAAGACATTCGGTACTATAAGAATGGTGCCAACTACATGACTATGGATGAGGAATCTGAGTCTAAATGCCATTTTGTTCCTAAAAATCTTAGCTACGATACTGATTCTGGATGTATTACCAATATCTCTTCCCTCACCCCAAAGGGTATGCTCAGATCCGATCCTTTTTACACCACCTCCCTACAGTATTTTAAAAAGCACAATAATCTCCCTATGGACGTTCCCTATATGATTTTGAATACGAATCCATTGGGTGAAAGCGATATCTCGGAAGAGGAGCTGCAGAATGTTTCCGAGCAGACTTTCAGGCAGAGAATCATTGAATCTTTGAGAAGGTTGCAAACGTTGAAGATCAGCGATGTAGGAAGATCAGCGTTGAATGCTTTCTCAGTTCCTCTACAGGTTCAAGGTATTACAGTGCCTGAAAATtataaagagaagttgttggagaGGTTACAAGAAGTGCTGCCTTCGGAAAAGGTGGTGGGGTTACTTATCGAACGGTTTTACCGGTACATTTATCCAATCTTCCCATACTTAGATCAGGAGGCTTTTAAGAAAAATGTTGACAGTGTTCTCCGCATGCCTAAGGATCACACTGAATATTATCAGCTAGCACTCGACTCGGATACTAGCTTTATAACGATCGGATTGCTCTTGCTTGTTCTCTATCTTGGTAGCCTGACGTTAAGAACTGCGCTGAATGTTCCATATACGAGATACGATGAGAACACTAGCATCGAGAATATTGCCTATATGTTGGAGCATCCCCTTGATCGTAAGATTATATCCACCGCTAGAATGTGCGTCGACAAATTCAGTGTATTCGGTCGATGCTCACTTGATTTATTGCAATTTTACGCTTATCTTAGAGTTGTTTCACAATGTTCTCCAAGCATCATGGAACCGAGGGATTTAGGCCAATTTTCAGATATTGTCAAGAGAATGACAGTTTCCTTTAATCTTAACAGAGATCCTTCCAATTTCAAGAATATGAAAGACAATCCTCGGTTGGCCAATCTAACCAGAAAAATATGGTACGGAATCAACTCGGATAACTTCTATGCTGATTATATTTCCGAAGGCTTTTTTCTGAAATGCCAAGACCATGGTGTGGAATTGCCGGTGTATCATGGCATTATAAACTCTAATTGCCATAACTTGGACTTGGAGCAAGTAGCGATATATACGATTACGCTTAAATCGGAATTTGAAGCCATCTATGATCGCATCCGTTCAAAGGTTATGGACCTTCGTGAGGATCCTAAAACAAGCCAAGTTGTTGAGTTGCAAGACGAATTGAAAAGACTTATTGTATCGAGATTACAGCCTTTATCTTCCCTACTTCACCAGAATGAGAATGAGCCACTTTCTGTTAGGGTGAAGCGAGTAATTCAATTTTGCATCTATCTGGAATCCCATTCAATGATCTTGTCACTTAGTTTCCATTTGTTCCTTCATTATGAAGAGCGAAGTTTGTCTGGTCGCTTTCAAGATATCGAGTTGGCATTCAAGTATCAGAAACGAAACTTGGAGCTGTCGCTCAATTTGCAATACCTGGTTTACCATATGGTTGATCAGATATCATCATATTTTGGTTCTGGATTTGATTATTTGGTTGCACCTAATCTTATTTGCGCGTTGGATAGTTCAAGACCTATCCTTATGGGTTTATTGTCACGTGTAATTCTTTATCAAATTCTGGGAACTCATGATGACACTCTCAGCAAAGTTATGAGCGAAAGTTTGGAATCGCTTCTCAAAAAGGTTGAGGAGTCACACAAAGATCTTATTGAGAGTTATAAAAAGCTTGCACATAGCTATTATCATGCTTGGAGACTCAGCAAAGTGGAGACTTTTAAGTATGTAGAGTTCAAGGATCTGAGAAAGGATTGGGAGAAGAGTGCTGAAAAGGTTGCTCCATTTGTTCCAAAAATGTCTGAGAATGTTATGTCCAGGTGGACAGGAGATCATATGGAACAACTCGTTGAGATTTTCGAAACTAGTAAGAAAGCTGGTAATAGTAGACAGATTAAGGAAATCCCGGAAACACTTTTCACTCAGAATTCTGCCTTTCCTGCAGATAtgagagatgaagattGGATAGCTACATTTTTTGGTTGTGGACAAGATGAAAGAACCATTAATGCCAGTACAGGGCCAACAGAATTACCTGATTTGGTTTCAGGCACTGAATGGGACgaaatcttgaagaacataGTGGATGACCAGATCTAA
- the FRS1 gene encoding phenylalanine--tRNA ligase subunit beta (BUSCO:EOG093414AK) — MPTIPVDKNDLFELLGKTYTHKEFDELCFDFGIELDEDTTEDVKGTDERPEYKIEIEANRYDMLCIEGIAQALNEYSGLKESPHYSLKPEKPEISLTVDPSTEQIRPYACSAILRNVSFTERSYQSFMALQDKLHTNICRQRTLVAVGTHDLDTIKPPFFYKALPPEQIKFAPLNQNEVMDGKRLMEFYETDKNLGRYLHIIRDSPVYPVVLDSAGTVCSLPPIINSDRSKITLNTKNVFIEVTATDKTKAEIVINQIVAMFSRYCQDKFIIEPVKIISDHNSQTRVSPNVKPRIIAVEKHYINSCLALDLSTDEICKLLKRMSLTAKANPSNDNLIDVSIPITRSDILHQCDIMEDCAIAYGYDNLKKTTPKTAATVAHALPINKVSDILRAASAQAGWLEVMPLALCSHDENFKFLKDEDDSLAVKLANPKTVEYQVVRTTLVPGILKTIKENKNHALPIKVFEANDIVLKDDTVERRARNQRNWCAGYAGKVSGFELIQGLLGKIMQTFRTPWLEDSSTDEHGFWLQQSDEKRMYFPGRGAKIMYRPKKGAEFEQIGHIGVLHPEVVTNFDIPFAVSIAEINSEVFL, encoded by the coding sequence ATGCCTACGATACCAGTTGATAAAAATGATTTGTTTGAGCTGTTAGGAAAGACCTACACTCATAAGGAATTTGATGAGCTATGCTTTGATTTCGGAATTGAGCTAGATGAAGATACCACAGAAGATGTGAAGGGTACAGACGAACGTCCCGAGTACAAAATTGAAATCGAGGCCAATCGCTATGACATGCTTTGTATAGAGGGTATTGCGCAAGCTTTGAACGAGTATTCAGGACTTAAAGAGTCGCCTCATTACTCCTTGAAACCTGAAAAGCCGGAAATAAGCCTTACTGTCGATCCTTCCACAGAGCAGATCAGACCTTATGCATGTTCTGCAATTTTGAGAAACGTCTCGTTTACCGAACGAAGCTACCAATCGTTCATGGCTCTACAGGACAAATTGCACACCAATATTTGTAGACAGAGAACTTTGGTCGCTGTGGGTACCCATGATCTCGACACCATTAAGCCTCCATTCTTCTACAAAGCTCTACCCCCTGAACAGATCAAATTCGCTCCTTTGAATCAGAATGAGGTGATGGATGGTAAAAGATTGATGGAATTTTATGAGACGGACAAAAATTTGGGCCGTTACCTTCACATCATCAGGGATTCTCCTGTTTACCCAGTTGTCCTAGATTCGGCTGGTACAGTGTGTTCTTTACCTCCAATTATCAACAGTGATCGTTCAAAAATCACCCTGAATACCAAGAACGTCTTTATCGAGGTCACTGCAACGGACAAAACCAAAGCAGAGATCGTTATTAACCAAATCGTTGCCATGTTCTCTCGCTATTGTCAAGATAAGTTTATCATCGAGCCTGTCAAGATCATTTCGGATCATAACAGTCAAACACGAGTGTCTCCTAATGTGAAACCACGGATTATAGCTGTTGAAAAACATTATATCAACTCGTGCTTAGCTTTGGATCTGTCGACTGACGAGATTTGCAAACTACTTAAGAGAATGTCTCTTACAGCAAAGGCCAATCCTTCCAACGATAACCTCATTGACGTCTCTATCCCTATAACTAGATcagatattcttcatcagtGTGATATTATGGAAGATTGCGCCATCGCTTACGGCTACGataacttgaagaagactaCTCCAAAGACTGCTGCAACTGTGGCTCATGCACTTCCTATTAATAAGGTGAGTGATATTCTGAGGGCTGCTTCAGCTCAGGCTGGATGGTTGGAGGTTATGCCTCTTGCACTTTGTTCTCATGATGagaacttcaagttcttgaaagatgaggatgattcGCTTGCCGTGAAGTTGGCCAACCCAAAGACCGTCGAGTATCAGGTTGTTAGAACCACTCTAGTTCCAGGAATCTTAAAGACCATCAAGGAGAACAAGAATCATGCTTTGCCTATCAAGGTTTTTGAGGCCAATGATATTGTTTTGAAAGACGATACCGTTGAGAGACGTGCCAGAAACCAGAGAAATTGGTGTGCTGGTTATGCCGGTAAAGTGTCCGGCTTTGAGCTCATCCAAGGTTTGTTAGGAAAAATCATGCAGACCTTCAGAACCCCTTGGTTAGAGGATTCATCAACAGATGAACACGGCTTTTGGTTGCAGCAGTCcgatgaaaagagaatgTATTTCCCAGGGAGGGGTGCCAAGATAATGTACAGGCCAAAGAAGGGCGCTGAATTTGAGCAGATTGGCCACATCGGTGTCTTACATCCAGAAGTTGTCACAAACTTCGACATTCCATTCGCTGTTTCTATCGCTGAAATCAACTCTGAAGTTTTCCTTTAA
- a CDS encoding uncharacterized protein (EggNog:ENOG41), with protein MVSILSSSPSKLITISLALAQLYIPAVLAANGSMDEYPDMPALDGSSSSESSEDASTSADAAKENTTKAVTLATSTAKTAEVAETTALARNSLAVAATSAAAASLADSPISENASTTIWWTPTSSTLSATALLQGVSDTASSFTITASSAASSSLVTGGTCGAAYEQCGGEDYTGNTCCQEGLTCVTLNSYWARCISESTLGTESVSGTSVISTSTGKSGSNVTLSTSVSSEVITTEYDTTYLTTITSNGTTYETSATSHVLSSEIKAVSSVVTVNGAPSNFYAHYQSGNNWSLKLAAGVIGLSLILTGM; from the coding sequence ATGGTTTCTATATTATCCAGTTCCCCTTCAAAACTCATAACCATCAGTCTAGCATTAGCCCAGCTATATATCCCTGCTGTCCTGGCTGCCAATGGCAGTATGGACGAGTATCCTGATATGCCAGCACTCGATGGTAGCAGTTCTAGTGAATCTTCTGAAGATGCTTCCACTTCTGCTGATGCAGCCAAGGAAAATACTACAAAGGCAGTGACTTTAGCTACCTCAACCGCCAAAACTGCTGAAGTTGCAGAGACAACTGCTTTGGCAAGAAATTCTTTGGCTGTAGCCGCTACgtctgctgctgctgcttctttggccGATAGCCCTATTTCCGAAAATGCAAGCACCACCATCTGGTGGACTCCTACATCTTCTACCCTTTCTGCTACTGCTTTACTTCAGGGAGTTTCAGATACAGCATCTTCTTTTACAATCACCGCCTCctctgctgcttcttcttctctagtTACTGGAGGTACTTGTGGTGCTGCCTATGAACAGTGTGGTGGCGAGGACTACACCGGTAACACCTGTTGCCAAGAAGGCCTTACATGTGTTACGCTCAACAGCTACTGGGCCAGATGTATCAGTGAATCTACTTTGGGAACTGAAAGCGTTTCGGGAACCAGTGTGATTTCAACATCCACCGGCAAATCAGGATCCAACGTTACCCTATCTACCAGTGTTTCCTCTGAAGTGATAACCACTGAGTACGACACTACTTATCTTACAACCATAACAAGCAATGGAACTACTTATGAAACTTCTGCCACCTCTCATGTCTTGAGCAGTGAAATCAAGGCAGTGAGTAGTGTTGTGACGGTTAATGGAGCTCCTTCTAACTTCTATGCACACTACCAAAGTGGTAATAACTGGAGTTTGAAATTGGCCGCCGGTGTCATTGGACTTTCCTTGATATTGACCGGAATGTGA
- a CDS encoding uncharacterized protein (BUSCO:EOG09340BXH) — protein sequence MAPINKKSEKVAKTFTVDCSAPTDNGVFDPASYVKYLVEHIKVEGHTGNLGEEISVSQEGESKVVIVSTAPFSGKYLKYLSKRYLKKNQIRDWIRFISVKKNEYALQFYSVAVDEDEEEEAEDEEMTSLPTRDLCESGEEISDDEFMEFQLNNSRYAKNETVNVIDHNLQKVAEEYKGRENGDREEINQSENGTKTNSETDAGVESDPRHSHPSDTFDTSTSDSINYDEWKEMDTQIDCGDLYDAKGESIQNVFNGKVAVSKSKSSDESNSFAFWTKSRKNHSASTVSVMNNASFADSNKSLSSFDNSRGVSRNYIRVAMEEQATKFLEMDKQFEFLFQNENDNLRKLHGSSSMSLVTAENIDGEKVNDDSDGSDTVADYDEFDDFNQPSETIIDREMTVGNQLLTTKSMLQGSQKIAYAALAKLTMVEQHIQLNEIRGSESIRVMKKMAAAQKSFTRWSMNVMEELYDHLGITSLREQQMIENLSCHGVEPGDLVKWFDSKLVVESEITEKDVQMVDIDSDFKKDSSSFNIDIRWTLICDLFLILLDSSVYDARSRTMMVNFAEYLGIKDLEVFQFERRITGALEMDEITAIVNSQKSWNERDLIKEHKEKGRGKKIVKIAFATVAGGLVIGLSAGALAPVIGAGVAAGFSTIGIGGTAGIFAGTAGTSAITAGGVLTGMRIGQKGMDNRVGSVKTFEFKPLHNNGRLNLILTVSGWMSGKMDDVRLPFSTVDPVMGDLYSLLWEPDMLTSMGQTIEILANEILTQSIQQILGVTILTTLMGAIQLPMWLSKLSYLLDNPWSVSLNRAETSGLILADTLRRSKLGVRPITLVGFSIGAKVVYTCLLDLARTGDYGIIENVYIFGAPVMIDNDSVALARSIVSGRFVNGYSKQDWILGYLFRAASGGLRSVAGLSPIDGVENVDCTSMVKGHMDYRKVMPKLLRKLGWEVISDNFVEIQEADAEATERQRKLINDFETAKTSDPKRKNTWYNKWFGKKNKEWWQMYEEGMKERAKSNEGKEEENRDDPALFDIAALREEVTKIEVESEKRGQVDQEKIGAQKEQHVREPKTPWAAPELAKNTELREFKTPKMEEYHHQHEPSRNGSVGSTGNSGGRFNFNVVDTSPAPSIEVTGSPRRTGLRPQSGFHRGSGSLDAVAEEFYTERNQKHLHIANLAIKSNGNSGSKLESKSVLGIDYDDKDEFPQDESQLKVSFT from the exons ATGGCCCCAATC AATAAGAAAAGCGAAAAGGTCGCTAAGACTTTCACTGTGGACTGCTCTGCTCCAACCGATAACGGTGTCTTTGACCCAGCCTCTTACGTTAAGTACTTGGTTGAACACATCAAGGTCGAAGGTCACACTGGTAACTTGGGTGAAGAGATCTCTGTTTCCCAGGAAGGTGAATCCAAAGTCGTCATTGTCTCGACTGCTCCTTTCTCTGGTAAGTACTTGAAGTATCTTTCTAAGagatacttgaagaagaaccagatTAGAGACTGGATCAGATTCATATCCgtcaagaagaacgagTACGCTTTGCAATTCTACTCCGTCGCCGTCGATGAGGAcgaggaggaagaagcagaagacGAAGA GATGACCAGTTTACCTACGCGAGATTTGTGTGAGAGTGGAGAGGAGATTAGTGACGATGAGTTCATGGAGTTTCAGCTTAATAATTCCAGATATGCAAAGAATGAAACTGTTAATGTTATCGATCATAATTTGCAAAAAGTTGCCGAAGAGTATAAGGGAAGGGAGAATGGAGATAGAGAGGAGATAAATCAATCTGAAAATGGGACCAAGACGAACTCGGAAACAGATGCCGGGGTTGAGTCTGACCCCAGACACAGTCATCCATCTGACACTTTCGACACTTCCACTTCTGATTCCATTAACTACGACGAATGGAAGGAGATGGATACTCAAATCGACTGCGGTGATCTCTATGATGCTAAGGGCGAAAGCATACAGAATGTGTTCAATGGGAAAGTGGCTGTGTCAAAGTCAAAGAGCAGCGATGAATCTAACTCTTTTGCATTTTGGACAAAGTCAAGGAAGAATCACAGCGCTAGCACTGTTAGTGTGATGAATAATGCATCCTTTGCTGACAGCAAtaaatctctttcaagcTTTGACAACAGTCGGGGAGTCAGTCGGAACTACATTCGTGTTGCAATGGAAGAGCAAGCCACCAAATTTTTAGAAATGGACAAACAGTTCgagtttctctttcaaaatgaGAACGACAACTTGAGGAAGTTGCATGGATCGTCATCAATGTCTCTAGTAACGGCTGAAAATATTGACGGTGAAAAAGTAAACGATGACAGCGATGGAAGCGATACGGTAGCAGATTACGACGAGTTCGATGACTTTAATCAGCCTTCAGAAACTATAATTGATCGTGAGATGACTGTGGGAAATCAGCTCCTCACTACAAAATCGATGCTTCAAGGGTCTCAGAAAATAGCATATGCGGCATTAGCCAAATTGACAATGGTAGAGCAGCATATTCAATTAAACGAGATTCGTGGCTCAGAGTCCATCAgggtgatgaagaaaatggcAGCTGCCCAGAAATCGTTCACACGTTGGTCAATGAATGTTATGGAAGAGCTTTATGATCATCTTGGTATTACAAGCTTGCGGGAGCAACAGATGATTGAAAACTTGAGTTGTCACGGTGTTGAACCCGGGGATTTAGTAAAGTGGTTCGATAGCAAGTTGGTTGTCGAAAGTGAGATCACTGAGAAGGATGTTCAGATGGTTGATATTGATTCCGATTTCAAAAAGGACTCTTCCTCATTCAATATCGACATTCGTTGGACACTTATATGCGACTTATTCCTTATTTTACTTGACTCTTCCGTATATGATGCAAGATCAAGAACTATGATGGTAAACTTTGCCGAATATCTTGGAATCAAGGATCTGGAGGTGTTCCAGtttgaaagaaggatcACTGGAGCTCTAGAGATGGACGAAATTACAGCTATTGTAAACAGTCAAAAGTCTTGGAACGAGAGAGATCTCATCAAAGAGCATAAGGAGAAGGGTAGAGGCAAGAAGATAGTTAAGATTGCTTTTGCCACTGTTGCCGGAGGTCTTGTGATTGGACTAAGTGCTGGTGCTTTGGCCCCTGTTATCGGTGCAGGTGTTGCTGCCGGTTTTTCCACCATCGGAATTGGTGGTACTGCTGGTATCTTTGCAGGTACAGCCGGTACATCTGCTATAACAGCCGGTGGTGTATTAACAGGTATGAGAATCGGTCAAAAAGGTATGGATAATCGTGTTGGATCCGTGAAGACGTTCGAATTCAAGCCTTTGCATAACAACGGACGACTAAACTTGATTCTTACCGTATCTGGATGGATGTCTGGTAAGATGGACGATGTTCGTTTACCGTTTAGTACCGTTGATCCTGTTATGGGAGACCTTTACTCACTTCTTTGGGAACCTGATATGCTTACGAGTATGGGACAGACCATTGAAATCTTGGCCAACGAGATTCTTACTCAATCTATTCAACAAATTTTGGGTGTCACCATTTTAACAACCTTGATGGGTGCTATTCAACTTCCTATGTGGCTTTCAAAATTAAGTTATCTACTTGATAATCCTTGGAGTGTTTCGTTGAACAGAGCTGAAACTTCGGGACTTATTCTTGCTGATACGTTGAGGAGAAGTAAGTTAGGTGTTCGACCTATCACATTGGTTGGATTCAGTATTGGAGCCAAAGTTGTTTACACGTGCCTTCTGGACTTGGCCAGAACCGGAGATTATGGCATAATTGAGAATGTCTATATATTTGGAGCTCCTGTTATGATTGACAATGATTCTGTGGCATTAGCACGTAGTATCGTTAGTGGTCGCTTTGTTAATGGATACTCAAAACAGGACTGGATCTTGGGTTACTTATTCCGGGCGGCTTCTGGAGGATTGAGAAGTGTGGCTGGATTATCTCCAATTGATGGGGTGGAAAATGTTGATTGTACATCAATGGTGAAAGGACACATGGACTACCGTAAAGTGATGCCCAAGCTGTTGAGGAAGTTGGGATGGGAGGTGATCAGTGACAATTTCGTGGAAATCCAAGAGGCAGATGCTGAGGCAACGGAAAGACAAAGGAAATTAATCAATGATTTTGAGACGGCAAAGACATCAGACCCTAAGAGGAAGAACACATGGTACAACAAGTGGTTCGGCAAGAAAAATAAGGAATGGTGGCAAATGTATGAAGAAGGTATGAAGGAACGAGCAAAGAGCAACGAAGgtaaggaggaagaaaataggGATGACCCTGCACTATTCGATATTGCTGCATTACGAGAGGAGGTGACCAAGATCGAAGTGGAATCCGAGAAGAGAGGACAAGTGgatcaagaaaagattgGAGCACAGAAAGAACAACACGTCCGGGAACCGAAGACTCCTTGGGCAGCTCCAGAGCTAGCTAAGAATACGGAATTGAGAGAATTTAAGACTCCCAAGATGGAggaatatcatcatcagcatgAGCCCAGCCGTAATGGAAGCGTTGGCAGCACTGGAAATAGTGGTGGAAGGTTCAACTTTAATGTAGTTGACACTTCTCCAGCGCCATCAATAGAAGTGACAGGATCTCCGCGTCGAACCGGGTTGCGACCACAGTCGGGATTCCATCGAGGATCGGGTTCATTAGATGCAGTTGCTGAAGAGTTCTATACTGAGCGCAATCAGAAACATCTTCATATTGCCAACCTGGCTATAAAGTCGAATGGGAATTCAGGCTCAAAATTAGAGTCAAAATCAGTTCTGGGAATCGACTACGACGACAAAGACGAGTTTCCTCAAGATGAAAGTCAGCTGAAAGTTAGCTTTACGTAG